The genomic region ACAGGGCCAGCACACCGGCCAGCAACCCGCCAATCAGGCCATCGTGAAACATCACGTGGTTGTGCTGATGCAGCATCTTGGGGACTTCCAAGATACCCGCGCCGAGAATGACAGGCGTCGCAAGCAAGAAACTAAAGCGCGCGGCGTCCTCATACTCAAGCCCGCTCGCCAGTCCTGCCGCCATGGTGATGCCGCTTCGAGAAAACCCAGGGATGAGGGCAAACGACTGGACGATGCCAATGAGAAAGCTCCGTCCATACGACAGATTTTCAATCCTCGTGGAACTGCGCCTGCTTCGGCGCCGGCGCATTCCGTCCGCCCAGAAGAGGACGAGCCCATTGATGATAAGGAAAATGGAGGCAGACAAAGCCGAAGGGAACAGCTCCTGCAGCTTGTGTTCAAAGATTTTGCCCAGCACCGCCGCCGGGATCGTCGCGACGATAATCAACAACAGGATGCGCCGCTCGATCCGCCTCCTGCGGTCGAAGATGGAAGCGATCAGGTGAATCCACTCCGGCAAGAAGTAAATCAAAAGCGCGAGGCCTGTCCCCAAATGCAGCATGACGACAAAAGGAAGAAATTGATTGGACCCAGAAAACTCGGTCCACCGGAACAAGTAGGGGAGAATGACCGCGTGTCCCACGCTCGAGATGGGGAACAGCTCTGTAATGCCCTGGACGATACCATAGATGATGACCTGCAGTAGG from Alicyclobacillus vulcanalis harbors:
- a CDS encoding undecaprenyl-diphosphate phosphatase, which codes for MHLLQVIIYGIVQGITELFPISSVGHAVILPYLFRWTEFSGSNQFLPFVVMLHLGTGLALLIYFLPEWIHLIASIFDRRRRIERRILLLIIVATIPAAVLGKIFEHKLQELFPSALSASIFLIINGLVLFWADGMRRRRSRRSSTRIENLSYGRSFLIGIVQSFALIPGFSRSGITMAAGLASGLEYEDAARFSFLLATPVILGAGILEVPKMLHQHNHVMFHDGLIGGLLAGVLALLSTAFLMRYFETTEVRALRPFGWYCIVVGVVVAILAALHIQF